Sequence from the Helianthus annuus cultivar XRQ/B chromosome 13, HanXRQr2.0-SUNRISE, whole genome shotgun sequence genome:
CATCCACCAACAACAATTGAACCTCTTGCAGAAAGAAAAAAGATTAAATATCATTATATGATTATCACATCATGTGTACGAAGTTACAAACCTTATTTTTACTTCACGGTCACCTTGAGTGTGGGAACACTATCATGAAAAATTAGGGCTTTAGAACACCAATTGAAAAATGCATAAGTCTCTCGTAGTTTTGGAATCACAATAGAGTCAAAAGGGAGTGATAACTCATTTTCCATTATGGATTCCATCTTGGTAACATGATCTTTAAATGTGGAGATAACATCAAACAAAATCTTATCACCCACATCAAGAATAttcaaaaggaactcaacatcGTTTAGAGCAGAAAACGCATCACGCTCCCATTGCGTATATGTCTGTAAGACATCTTCAAGCAAAACCCGCTCTTCCAAATACATCTTTAATAAATTTGATTCCGAAACCAACTCCTAAAGAATTACATCATAATTGACAAATATGAGTCATAAATCACTCATATGAAACACCTAAAACAACCATCGTGAACAGAAATAGTTAAAACCTTCAAGTCGTCAACTTTAAGCAAGGAACTTGCAACTGACGTCAAAGAGAGATCAGAAACTAAATATGGTTTAGATTTTGTTAACCACGATTTTGCAATTGAAAGTGCATAGACATCCTCTGACGTCCTGAAATTAAACCAGTTAGAAGCTTTTAATGTTCTAGCCATAAATGTACTAATATTTACAGAAGATCCATACCTTACAACGTCTTCAAAATCAGACATTTGAACCTCACCCGCAAGAATATGTTTTGCTTTTTCTTCCAAACACAGCTTGTGCAAGAACATCAGAAATTTTCTTGAACACCTTCTCATTCTCAATTTGTAGCCTGAATGACATCCGCATTCATTTATTAATAAGAATCATAAAGATGTAACAAATTAACAATTAAAAAAGCATCATGCCAAGAGTTCATACTTGGTGGCCACAGTCATTACTTGCTGAATAGATTTCAAAGGCAATTTACTACGCAGCACCTGTAAATGTGTTCAGATATGTAAACAACGATTTTTAGGCAGGTTCCTTACAACAAATAACTAATGTATTGATTACTTATAAGCATTCATACAAATGTGGTTGAGAGTCAAAAGGGTCAACCTAACCAACCCCACCCAGCCTGTTTTGCATTGTCCAAAAATAACCTATTTCAACCTAATAACCAACCTCTGGCATCTGGTCAAagcgaaaaaaaaaaagaagtataAGTTGACTGTTTCGGATCTGTATTATTAGAGCCCCTAAATCATTTATTTATGATCATGACGGATCTTGTGCCGCCATTGTAACTTTAGACCCAAATAAGACCTGACACAAAAACTAATAAAAAGTAAAGGTCAGATGCAAGTAATTAAGGTTACatgttaatttaatttaaataaattgagaaatctaatatatattataaacgaaaaacttaaaaataaatattgacGACAGGCCAACCGGTTGCCTAACTTGACCCATCTTGGGCTTCTATCATGTAGGCCTAACTGTTAACGCCCAATAACGATACTTGTCTCTTAAGGGACTCACACATACTAAATGGGTGGGAAAAGGATCTTCTGAGATATAACAAGGGCATTTAATGACTGTCTGATAAGAAAaggatcttcacacataccatgCCAGCTCCAATATATAACTTGTGACATTTCTTCCCTGCAATTAACAATCTGGTATCATATTTATGTTACAAAAATTAGCGAGAAACAAATGCATCACCTCACTTCAAGAAATTAAGGATCGAAGAATCATTAACAAATAAACTAACCTGGTCAATAGTTGCATATAAATATCTATCAAAGCTGCCA
This genomic interval carries:
- the LOC110885821 gene encoding uncharacterized protein LOC110885821 isoform X1, giving the protein MRRCSRKFLMFLHKLCLEEKAKHILAGEVQMSDFEDVVRTSEDVYALSIAKSWLTKSKPYLVSDLSLTSVASSLLKVDDLKELVSESNLLKMYLEERVLLEDVLQTYTQWERDAFSALNDVEFLLNILDVGDKILFDVISTFKDHVTKMESIMENELSLPFDSIVIPKLRETYAFFNWCSKALIFHDSVPTLKRFNCCWWMPSVIMLHMHIVLFGSH
- the LOC110885821 gene encoding uncharacterized protein LOC110885821 isoform X2; this translates as MRRCSRKFLMFLHKLCLEEKAKHILAGEVQMSDFEDVVRTSEDVYALSIAKSWLTKSKPYLVSDLSLTSVASSLLKVDDLKELVSESNLLKMYLEERVLLEDVLQTYTQWERDAFSALNDVEFLLNILDVGDKILFDVISTFKDHVTKMESIMENELSLPFDSIVIPKLRETYAFFNWCSKALIFHDSVPTLKVTVK